In Streptomyces sp. NBC_01381, the sequence ACTTCCAGGCTCACAGAATGTATCCATACGATAAAAGGTGCAAATGGGGGAATTCCTCGTAATTTCCCTCGAATGGGCGAGGGTTGCTGGGCCACCCGTGCGCAGGTCGTGAGGTGTATGTGCCCCTTGTGATCTTTGCCGCGGGCGGGCCCGGTCATGTGCCCGGACGGGCAGTACCCTGTCGATTCACTCGTACGGCTGCACCGAGCGCCGTACGCCCCCCCGAATCACCCCGCAGTCGAAAGGCGGTCCGGTCCATGAGCGAAGCACCCGACCCGGAAGTCGTGGAGCTGGCGACCAAGATCTTCGATCTGGCGCGGCAGGGCGACACCGCGGCGCTCACGGCGTACGTGGACGCGGGCGTTCCGGCCAATCTCACCAACGACAGCGGCGACTCGCTCGTGATGCTGGCCGCCTACCACGGGCACGCCGACGCGGTCCGTGCCCTCCTGGAGCGGGGCGCCGAGGCCAACCGCGCCAACGACCGGGGGCAGACGCCGCTCGCGGGCGCCGTCTTCAAGGGCGAGGACGCCGTGATCAGGGCGCTGCTCGACGGCGGTGCCGATCCGGCCGCAGGAACTCCTTCGGCGGTGGACACCGCCCGTATGTTCGCCAAGACGGAGCTCCTCGAGCTGTTCGGGGCGGCCTGAACGGGGTAGCTGACCAGCAACAACGGGGGCGCTGGAAATGTGGTCGCGGCGGGCTGAACCGCTGGGTCATCATGACGACGTGATTTACGGACGCGACGGCGGGGCAGGTGTTGCCGCACCGCGCGGACCGTGAGCGGCCCGCCCCCGGACCTCCCGTCCGGGATCCCTTCGGGCCACCGACGAGAGGCAGAGGAAGATGGTCTACAACAAGCAAGAGACGGCGGGCGGCCCGACCTGTTGGCGCACGGCCAGGTAATTCACGATTCCCGGTTGCGTCGACGCTTGATGTGAGGCTGTTTCCCATGTTCGATCCGGTCATAGCGCCCAGCGGTACGCTGCTCGGCCTGCTGCAGCGGGGCCGCGGCGACGGCACGCTGCACGCACTCACGGCACCCCGATCCGAGGCGCTCGCCGCCCTCGACCACTGTGTGCTCCACGACCCCCGCCACGACTGGCAGGTGGAGAACCGCTCCCTGTACTTCGCCCGCCTCTACCTCGATCTGCGCGGCGAGATCAAGGGCATCGAGCGGCACCTGTTCGACCCCGAGGACGTCCTGGACACGGACGACTCACGCACCGGCCTCGCGCTCTCCGTCCTCGGCCACCTGGCCTCGTACGGCAGGCGTGACGCCCTGGAGCTGCTGCGCCGGTACGCGGCGTTCGGTGCCAACTGGGCGTGGGCCCTCGACGAGCTGGCGCTGCGGGACGACGACGCGGGCCTGCGCGCCCTTGCCGCCCCCGTGCTCGCCAGATTCCCCGCCGACGCGGAGGGCGAGGCCGAACTGGCCGCCTCCGTGCGCGACGCCTACGAACCGCGGCCCTGGCGGCTGTGGGAGGAGGACCCCCGCGCCGATATCGGCGCCCGTGTGCGTGCCGCACGGGAACAGGGCTCCTTCGACCGCTGGCAGCGCCAGATGCGGCCGTCGGGGCCACGCCCCGGCTGGAGCGTCCAGGCCGTCTTCGACTGGGCGCAGGAGGGACTTGAGCGCGGCGCCGTCCTTCACGTGCCGGCCGCCCGCTGCCTGAGCGCGGTCGCCGGACCCGACGACCGC encodes:
- a CDS encoding ankyrin repeat domain-containing protein yields the protein MSEAPDPEVVELATKIFDLARQGDTAALTAYVDAGVPANLTNDSGDSLVMLAAYHGHADAVRALLERGAEANRANDRGQTPLAGAVFKGEDAVIRALLDGGADPAAGTPSAVDTARMFAKTELLELFGAA
- a CDS encoding HEAT repeat domain-containing protein yields the protein MFDPVIAPSGTLLGLLQRGRGDGTLHALTAPRSEALAALDHCVLHDPRHDWQVENRSLYFARLYLDLRGEIKGIERHLFDPEDVLDTDDSRTGLALSVLGHLASYGRRDALELLRRYAAFGANWAWALDELALRDDDAGLRALAAPVLARFPADAEGEAELAASVRDAYEPRPWRLWEEDPRADIGARVRAAREQGSFDRWQRQMRPSGPRPGWSVQAVFDWAQEGLERGAVLHVPAARCLSAVAGPDDRAEILEAARNGSDGARGTALRYLADAHDPGVFELIEYAVQSPSRVVVDAAAEAFERMRSVAAVEWARRWAYRPDALGAAAGRVLACRGGAHDSKLVLAALREAVRGEGPDAPTLWTLVDGAGRLGIACAAPVLRHVYRETASSHLRGRAARALAATDPSFAAGFAVECLWDCEESTREVAARHAETGDARVVTQLRRLAADPAEEDDVQSAVRSRIDPDAAEV